The sequence below is a genomic window from Synechococcus sp. PCC 7335.
GGCCACGCGATGTGGCGTTTTGAGCAAACCTTCACGCTCAGGATCTTCCCCAACGGAGAGCAGCATAGTACGAACAGCGTCCATCATCGGGCCATTGTCTTCATTGGGGCTTATTTTAGAAGGGCGACGAGGAATCACCTTGCCATGCTTGGTCTGACGATCGGGACGTACCTGATGGCTGGAGAGTTTGTCGCCATTAGTAGAGCGATTACTCAGCACGCTCTCGCTAAAGTCGCGGCCATCGATACCGGGAATCCCGTCAGATATAGTCATAGAAAAGGTCCTCTTAAAACCCAAAGTGAAAGCAGAGAGTGAAGCTGAAAAAGCAGGCTGTGAAACTGGACAGCCGAGTATAAACAGTTGAGTATAAAGTGTGACTATGAAGCTAGTCTGGAGATGAAAGCAAGAGTGTGGACCAGTAATGTGAACCAGTAAATAGCTACATCCAACAGCTCAAGTCAATAGCTACAACGCACAGCTACAATGCACCGACGCTAGGCGTTATCGTCAGATGAGAAATGACCGCACTAGAAGGTAGAAGCGCCGTATGCAAGATGGTTTGGGCAACTGTTTCTGGCGTGAGCATAGCAGACCTGTCAAAGTTGGCTTGAACAGTATCGGTATCCCAAATAGGTGTATTGACCGCTCCAGGTGATAAGGTAACGACTCGAATTCCGTTAGCAGACTCTTCAGCCGCAATTGCGTTCGACAATTGCACCAACGCCGCCTTACTTACACCATACGCACCCCAGTTCGGGAAAGCTTGCTGCGCTGCAATCGAGGCAATGTTGATGATCAATCCTCTAGATTGAGCCCGCATTCCTGGTAAGACTGCCTGAACCATTTGGAAAACGCTTGTCACATTGAGCGACATTACTCGCTGCCAATCAGCTAAGGGCATATCACCTATAGGCGCGGTATACCCCATACCTGCGCTATTTACGAGAATATCCACTGGGCCGAAATGCGCGATCGCCTTTTCCACTAGTGCCTTCACTCTATTACAGTCGGCTAGGTCAATCACTACCCCTTGAGTGTTCACTCCAAAGACAGCTAGCTCTTCAGCTAAGACAGAGAGCTTATCCTGCGAGCGGGCCATCAGTAGCAGATCAAACCCAGCTTGAGCAAACGCCCTTGCCGTTGCTTCTCCTATTCCAGAGCTAGCGCCGGTAATCAACGCGCTACCTACGGATCTATCTAGTGATGGAGCTAATAGCGAGGCTCCTAGATTGGCTAACATAGGCGGCAAAGCTAGCTGATCGCCCTCTTCGCAATCAGCTTCAAAACTCAAGAAAGATTAATATCGGTGCTAATAAATGCTAACTGTTATTTGCCACGAATGGAGAATGAAAGCCCTAGCTGGAAAATACGCCAATCTGACGAAATTTGTCATAGCGCTGATTACGTCGTTGCTCTGGGCTCATATCCAAAAGGGCATTAAGATTCTGTGCTAAAGCTTGCTGTAGAGTATCTGCCGCTTCAATCGGCGCAGCATGAGCGCCCCCAATAGGTTCAGGCAGTAGTTGATCCAAAATGCCCAGCTTCTTAAGATCCCAGGCGGTGACCTTTAGCGCATCAGCCGCTTGCGGTGATCTAGCTGCGTCCTTCCACAAAATAGACGCGCAGGCTTCCGGACTTGCCACATAGTAGACCGAGTGCTCAAACATCATTAGGCGATCGCCCACACCGATACCTAAAGCGCCACCGGAGCCGCCTTCTCCAATCACCGTACAAATAATCGGTACATCTAGGCGAAACATCTCACGCAAGTTATAGGCGATCGCCTCGCCCTGACCCATTTCTTCTGCTTCAAATCCTGGCCAGGCACCTGGCGTATCAATAAAGCTAAAAATCGGCATATCAAAGCGATCGGCATGCTCCATCAACCGCATCGCCTTGCGATAGCCACCGGGCACTGGCATCCCAAAGTTGCGCGCTACGTTGTCTTTAGTATCGCGTCCTTTTTGATGACCCATCATCATTACCGGGCGGCCTTGGAAACGAGCGATGCCGCCGACTAAGGCCAAGTCGTCCTTACCCGAACGGCGATCGCCGTGTAGTTCTACCCATTCATCGCTAATGGCCTGAATATAGTCCAGCGTACTGGGCCGACGCGGATGACGAGCTACCTGAATTCGTTGAGCTGGTGTTAGGCTTGTAAAAATTTCCTGACGCAGCTGCTGGGCCCGCGATTCCAGCTGATGGATCTGGTCAGACACATCGACATCGTTATCTTCAGCTAGCTCACGAATCTGAACAATTCGCGACTCTAACTCAGCTAGTGGCTTCTCAAAATCCAGTAAAATTGGCCTACGTTCAGTCGTTACCATAAGGAGTCAAGGGCTAAATAAAGGGTCCAGTCAACAGCTGAACCTAGCGCTCAGCTAGCGGTACTAGCGTATCGCATTTGTAGCAACCACTACATCACGTTAGCAGGGGTTTAAACCCGTGTCGTCTAGATGCCTCTCCAATCAAATCCATCTTCTCTAACGTAATTTGATTGCGGCCCCAAGAAAAATTGGTATGTAGCTTTTCAAACTCCAACAGCATCGACTCTGCAAAGCAGGCGAATAGCTGACGGCCTGGCACATCCATGTTCACAATGTTCATGATGTGCCAATCAATGTCTAGCATGTGCTCAACGATGCCACCTTTGAGTACTGTAATACCCGGGTGCGAGAACGTCACATCCATGTTCTTTGGATAGCCACCATCAACCATCAAGCAAGGCTGCTTTAGTGTCTCCAAATCTACTTCTACCCCTTTGGGCATACTGGCAACCCACACCACTACATCCGCTTGGGGCAGTGCTTCGTCCAATGTTTGCACCTGACCGAACTTTAGATCTGCTTGTAAGTTTTCTAGACGCTCTTGATTACGAGCCACGAGCAGCAGGTTCTTAACGCCTGTACGTGCCGTTAACCAACGACACACAGCGCTCCCAATATCACCAGTTGCACCACAGACTGCGACCGTCGCCTGGCTCAGATCGATGCCGAGGCTAGGAGCCGCTTCCTCTACCTGCTTACAGATCACATAGGCTGTATGCGTGTTTCCAGTTGTGAACTTACTAAAGTCTAAATCTAAGTTCCGAACCCGCTTAATCTGCTCTAGCTTGAAGTTCTCAAAAATGATGGACGAAAAACCACCTAGCGCCGTGATGTTGATGCCCTCTTTTTGAGCATGAGCCATTGCATTTAGAATTTTACGAGTGGCTGCTTTAATCCGCCTGTTCGCTAACATCTCTGGCAAAAAACAAGACTCAACGTATTTGCCTTCGATCGTCTGTCCTGTAGCGCTAACCACTTTAAAGTGATCGACAACCTGGGGCGGGGCGCTACACCAAAAGTCTAAGCCTTGTTCCGCATATTCAGGGTAGCCCAGCTTATGGGCAACTGATTTAGCGTGTTCTAGGCTGGTGAGATGACCAATTAAACCAAACATTCAGGAGTTACTAACGTCTTACGCGTTAAAAGAAATATGGATACTTCGTCGTGTGCATCCTAATTTTTGTTCCATCCTGCTGGTCAAAAGATCCTGGAAATGAAAATCCAGCTTCGGAGGGAAGATAAAGGAAAGCAGTACTAAATCGATAGAAAGGGAAAAGCGACCCTATCATTAAAGCTGACTAAGGTCGCTTGCAAGCGGCTACTACACAGCGGCAAGCCCTTGAGCGGATAGTCGCATCACATCGCGAGCGCTAAAGCCTATGTTAGCAAGTGCTTCGCCGTAGGTGATCATAAAGTCTTCGATCAAGGCATCTTTCTCCATACCCAGAACAGCCGCATCCTCTTCCACCTGGTTTAGCATCTTCCAGATCAAGGGTAGATTGGCACGGTTTGCTGTCTCTAGCTCGGCTTTGGATGCTTCAAAGTTTGCCTTTAGCCACTCTTCGCCAAAGTTTAAATGCATATACTCATCTTTGACGACGCCTTCTGTAATCTTACGGGCAAAGTCATCTGCGACTGGAATATAGATGTTGTAGGCAGAGATAGCGAAGGTTTCAATGATCAAAGATTGGATCAGCAGACAGGTGACAATTTTGCCCTCGGCAAGAGCAGTTTGAAAATTATCGTGGAGCTGAGCGAAGAATTCTTTTGCAAAGGGCATATCTGGGTTGACGCTGAGGTTTTTACCACAAGCCTGAAATCCCTTCATATGACGGTTTTCCATTCGAGCCAGCTTAAGCAAATCATCCTTGAAGTCACCAAGATGCTCCGATAGCTGCTTGTAGTTATTGTTCGCTTCGAGCTCGCCCTCAATCACAATCGCGTTAATACGACTGTAAGCATCTTTGTAGGTTTCACTTTGGAAATCCATTGCTGGGCTAACTTCAAGGGTTTGCATAGCTGTACTATCCTATTGCATTAAATTTGTTTGATCTATTAGACCTCTAATTGCGATTGCTCAAGAGTTCTTAATAGTTCTTACCAATCTGTGTCTTTACTAGACTATCAGAATCGTCCTAGATAAGGAGCCCCTAGGGTAGGAAATCTGGTATGACAATCATTGATTGATCGCGATAATTGGTATATAGCGATCAATAGTTCTAGCAATAACTTAGAGCTGTGGTGGAATTATGATATTGGGGTCGATTCTACCGTTATTTCATTCATAGCCATATCTTCTACACTCGCTTCATCGGAGAGCATTCTTAACTTTATCCGCCTAGCAGTGGTGCTATTGGCTTCACCTAGCTGCACTTCAATCAGTTCACTACACAGGGGACTGAGCGCCGCTAAAAGCGATCGCAAGTTAGGCGTACTCTCACCACTGTCGACAAATATCCGATCCGAGAGCTTACTCATCCGTTTCCAGGCAGTGTATAGTTTGACCGCAGCCTGCTCGAGCTGAGTTGCCTGATTCACCAGATCAGCAGTGGAATTTAGACAGCCAATTCTTAGCGCTTCATCCAGGGCTAGCTCTAAGTCTACGCGCTCAGGGTCTAGCGCCTGCACTTGCCCAGCGGCTTCTATGTAGCGAGATAAATATTTAGCCTCAGCAGTAACCTGCTTGAGGGTATCGATATCAGGGTTTTCGTCAACTTCGTTTTTTAAGCTCTGTTGATGGCTCTGCGGGAGTTTTTCCATCTCGCGCACCATCGGCGTTAGATAGCGAGTTGGAATGGTCTGATCGCTAACCTTGGCACGAACAGACTCAGGGACTAGATCCGAGTTCATAGCAGTCCATTCGTCTGTCAAGTTGCGAACTTCTTTGCGGGTGATCTGGTCGCCTCGGCGGGCGGCATCACTCACTATTTGCTGTACCTCTGGAGAAGCCTGAGCCGTCTCTAGAAAGGCGCGCTTGCTGAAACGGTTGACATCTTGAGTTTCGATCAGACCATCTTCTAGCATTTGGTCGGCGCTGTTGGCCAGATCAATCAAGACGTAGGCTTGGCTTTTGCTCAAGTCTCTGTCTTTTAACCAGTTGAGAAAGCCAACGCTACCTTTCGATTGTGGAGATGTCGAGTCAGGGACCTTGGAATTGCTATTAGAAAGACGATTAGCGCCGTTGGAAGCACCTCTTTTTTCGCGATCGCGGACTGCTCGCAAAATTCGCCCCCGCCAAATGTCAGTTTGCAAATCGAAGCGATCGCAAACTTGCCAAGCCACTTCTACTCGCTGGTGGAACTCATAATCTGATAAGTCGCTATCGGCTGCTGGTACCGCAATTCCTAAATCTACTGATTGATCTGACTCAGAAATATCTACGGTAAACTGCTCAGCGATCGTCATTGAAATACCTATCACGAAAAAAGAATCGGCTAAGGGAATCAGGAAAAGATAACCTTAGCGAAAAAGAAGCCGAATTATTATGACATGCGCTTATCCCCAACGCTGATGACTAGTTTACTGATGACCCACTATGACGGTTGCCGTGACAGACAACCTTAGTTCAGTACAACGCGAGTAAGTACAACAAGGAAACCCCTATCGAAAAAGTAGCGTCCACACTTGGCCAGCAACCCAGATAGATACCGCAGCCATCCCAATAACCAGCGATACAAGTCCCACAATGACTACAATTGAAAATATCTTATCCGCGGCTCGGCTCGGCACAGGCGCAGCCATATGTTTTTCTATCAGTGCCACATTCTGACTATTCGCCTTCCAACCCACGTCGAATAAATCCCCCAGCACAGGCACCATTCCACTGAGTACATCGAGGAGAATATTGCAGCCCATTCGTCCTAGTGTCTGGGCAGGTAGACCCATCTTGGCCGCCTCAAATACAATATAGACAGAGAGTAAGCCCGTTACTACATCACCTCCTCCTGGCAGCAATCCCAGAATTGGATCGAGGCCGACTCGAATACCTGAGCCAGGAATTGCGATCGCCTTATCTAAGAGATGGCTCATTCGCTGCAGGCGTTTAAGAGAAGCAGTCGTGACGTCAGCTTTGTGTATAGAAGACTTATCTGAAGGAAGAGACATAAAAGCAATTAGGACTTCTTGTATCGGCTGCTATGTGCTGCAAAGGTAGCCTAATCAATTACTCAAACCTTCACTCTGAGGATATGATCTTTACCACAAGGGCATGGGATCAAAAGAGATAAGTAGACTAATGTACAAAGTTCTTAAATTATGGTTTAGCGTCCGTTTGCTAGGCTAGAGCGCAAATCGATCTAATCGCATCATGCCAAATTCCACTACTCAAACTTGTCCTATTTGCAGCGTCAAAATAATAACTGGCACAGCAGGAGGCGATCGCGTTGTCTTCTCTAGTGGGCCACAGGGCAGCCGAGCTAAATTATGGGCTAGAGTCTGTCAGTACAACAAAAAGTCAGGATGCATCAATGAACAGGGAAAGGATGAAAGTATCACCGCCGATGATTACTACAAAGACGCACCTTCTACCTAGTTCTTCTCAACGTTCTGACTGTTCGCTCTTTGGTCGTAACGCCCATCCATTTGATCTAACGCTACCTAGCTAAATTCTATGAAACCAACTAAATTTCTAGCGATCGCAGTTCCGGCCTTTCTACTCACTACTGGTCTTGGCATGGGTAAAGCTGCTGCCGAGCTATATAACCCCCCAACTTTAGACGGACGAGAAATTAACGACACGCTCTCCAACAGTGATATTCCCACCGGGCTAGGTGGCTTTGCCAAAGATTACGTAGTCGATCTAGAAGCTGGCGACCAGATCACTGTTGATGCTATCTCAGAAGAGTTTGACACGCTGGTTATGCTGATGGACGCTAACGGCATCACTGTCAGCGAAAACGATGATGGCCCTGACGGGAGCACTAACTCTCTGCTATTTGCCCGGATTAGCGAAGCGGGTAAATACACCATCCGCGTCCGTTCTTACGCAGGTGAGGGCTCTGGTCCTTTTTCGATTAAGGTGGCTCGTCTGCGTCCTATCGAATTCTAGGCAAGAGTTAGCAAGGCTAAATAGGTGACAGGCTAGGTCGGTTGACAGATCAAATGGGTTGACACAAATAGGTTGACAATAGAGCCGTTTCGAGGGGTGAGTTGCTAACATAGTGCGCCAAAATGTGCGCCAAAAGACCTCCAAAAAATTGTCTTGCTACCGTCCCCCTATTTTGTTAACTTAGTTAGGCGCAAAACGCGCAAGCCGGGATAGCTCAGCTGGTAGAGCAGTGGACTGAAAATCCTCGTGTCGGCGGTTCAAGTCCGCCTCCTGGCATTTCATATTTGCCGCAACCCTGAACCTCGTGGTTTAGGGCTTTATTTTCGGGTTTACTCAGGGTCGTAGCTCTAGGTGATGGCCATTGCTGATCACTGAGCTCTTCATACATCAAGGGTTCCAGCCCTAGAAAATGTGTAGAGCTAAATGGCGAAAGCTATAGCTTTGTAGGAGAGGGTTGTAGCGCCTAAGCAGGCTGCGAGCTAAGTGCAGATTACTGTAGGAGCATATTCTTGGGCTAAGAGCGTATACGAAGGCAGATGGCTACTATAAACCTCCAGCCGCTTTTGTCAATCTTCAATCGCTCTATCCTATTGGCTTAGGATCTTGAAACAGCGGTGTACTCAAATATCGCTCGCCGAAACTAGGCTGAATCATCACAATCAGCTTTCCTTTGTTTTCAGACCGTTTTGCAATTTTCACCGCTGCGCACAGAGCCGCGCCGCTAGAGATACCCGAAAGAATACCTTCGTCTTTTGCAAGACGTCTACCGAATGCGATCGCCTCATCATCCGTTACGGTTACGACTTCATCTATCAAATCCTGCTTCAACACCTTTGGAACAAATCCAGCTCCAATCCCTTGAATTTTGTGGGGACCAGGCATCCTTCCAGACAGAACAGCACTATTTACGGGCTCTACTGCTATCACGCGAAAGCTTGGCTTCCGTTGCTTAATCACCTCACCGACGCCTGTAATCGTGCCACCCGTTCCGACGCCTGCCACCAAAAAATCTGCCTGACCTTCTGTATCCTGCCAGATCTCTTCCGCCGTCGAACGTCGATGAATTAGGGGGTTCGCTGGATTATCAAACTGCTGTAGCATGTAGGCATCTGGCAGTGTATCCACCAAAGTCTGCGCTCGCTGAATACAGCCACTCATTCCTTCTATTCCAGGTGTAAGTTCTAGCTCAGCGCCGTAGGCTCGCAGCATCGCCCGCCGCTCAGAACTCATTGTCTCCGGCATCGTCAATACTAGCCTGTATCCTTTTGCTGCTGCTGCCATTGCCAGCGCAATTCCTGTATTTCCCGAAGTCGGTTCTACCAGCGTCGTCTTCCCTGGCACAATATCACCAGCTTCTTCAGCCGCTTCGATCATACTAATGCCAATACGATCCTTCACGGAGGCCGATGGATTCATCCCCTCTAACTTCACCACAATTTGAGCTACACAACCCTCACTTTCAGGAATCCGGGCCAAACGCACCATTGGGGTATGTCCAATCAGCTCAGTCACACTGTTCGCAATCTTCATCACAATTCACTCTCTACAGCTTCCGTCAATCAAGCAAGGTAGACCTGCCGCTTCTATGCGTTTCTCCCACATCACAAACAGGTAGGCAACAATATGACTAGGCGATAGAACTATATGTAGTACATCAAATCTACTTGCTGCCGCGTATTGCGCTTATCGACTAAATCTTGCAGCGTGTATTCTTCTAACACCGATTCAGCCGAACGCCATACCTCTTGCCACACCTCACTCACGACTGCTCCTTCTGTGGTCTGCGGAGACTTCACCTCTCTTGCGTTTGCGTCAAATCCCTCAATACAGCTCACGACATCTAGCAACGACACCTGCCAAGGTTCACGAGTAAGTAAGTATCCTCCCTTTGCACCCCGTTGGCTCTTCACAAACCCACCTCTGCGCAGCGTCGCTAATAGCTGCTCCAAATAGCGATCGGGAATACCTTGCTGCGCTGCAATCTGACAGATTCTTAGCGGTTCTCCCTTGCTGTAGTGCAAGCTTAGCTCTATTAAAGCCAGCAAGGCGTACTCGCTTTTGCAGGATAGTTCCACAGTGATGCAGGTAGACAAACGTTACTTAGGCAAACAAGTCAGACATCCAATCAACAGATGGTGTAACCCGTCTAGCCAGTACATTCAGTATACTCCGGTTCCACGGTGGGGATTGTTTCTTTAGAAAAGACAACAAAAAAGACCTCACGGATTCGCAAGGTCTTTTCTGTTTCTTTGTTACTTCTTCAGATGGTTCTTTAGGGATTAGAGGCCCCTAGAAGTTTAGAACCTGAAGGTTGCACGGAGTGCGCCGTAGAAGTTATCATCATCACCGATATCAGAGTCGTTGTCCGCATAGATAACAGCGGGTGTGAGAGTGAAATACTCATTAAGAGCTAGCTCGTAGTAAGCCTCAACCAAGAGAGGGTCGCGGTCCACGTTTGGAGAAATCGCTGCATAAGCACCTAGATTGCCACCAAACAGCTCAGGGAAGTTAATACCACCACCGTAGGAATCGAGATCACCATCCCCTTCAGCAGGTGTGTAAGCATAGTGACCAGCAACTTGAACACGACCGAAGTCTAGGTTAACCAAACCAGCAACAGTGTACTCAGGAGAGCCCTCACCATCTTGGTCACCATCGATGTAAGCAACAGCTGCGTCAATGAAACCATCAGTGAGGAAGTTTAGCTGAGCGATGTAGCTATAGTTGTTGAACAAGCCAGTATCATCTGGATCGATGAGATCGCCTGCCTCATCGAAGCCACGGTTGACGTTACCAGTATCAGTAGAGTAGCCAAGGTCTAGAACAAGGTTATCAGTGAACGCAATGTTCACACCTGCACCAAATGCGTCACCACCCTGATAGAGGTCGTAGAATTCGGGGCCACTAGCATCAGCTACAGCAGGGCCATCAAAAGGAACGATAGTGCTAGTAACGAAGTCGTCGGTTACAATGCTGTTCGCTGCGACGAT
It includes:
- a CDS encoding Rrf2 family transcriptional regulator; this translates as MELSCKSEYALLALIELSLHYSKGEPLRICQIAAQQGIPDRYLEQLLATLRRGGFVKSQRGAKGGYLLTREPWQVSLLDVVSCIEGFDANAREVKSPQTTEGAVVSEVWQEVWRSAESVLEEYTLQDLVDKRNTRQQVDLMYYI
- a CDS encoding aldehyde oxygenase (deformylating) codes for the protein MQTLEVSPAMDFQSETYKDAYSRINAIVIEGELEANNNYKQLSEHLGDFKDDLLKLARMENRHMKGFQACGKNLSVNPDMPFAKEFFAQLHDNFQTALAEGKIVTCLLIQSLIIETFAISAYNIYIPVADDFARKITEGVVKDEYMHLNFGEEWLKANFEASKAELETANRANLPLIWKMLNQVEEDAAVLGMEKDALIEDFMITYGEALANIGFSARDVMRLSAQGLAAV
- a CDS encoding PPC domain-containing protein yields the protein MKPTKFLAIAVPAFLLTTGLGMGKAAAELYNPPTLDGREINDTLSNSDIPTGLGGFAKDYVVDLEAGDQITVDAISEEFDTLVMLMDANGITVSENDDGPDGSTNSLLFARISEAGKYTIRVRSYAGEGSGPFSIKVARLRPIEF
- a CDS encoding acetyl-CoA carboxylase carboxyltransferase subunit alpha — protein: MVTTERRPILLDFEKPLAELESRIVQIRELAEDNDVDVSDQIHQLESRAQQLRQEIFTSLTPAQRIQVARHPRRPSTLDYIQAISDEWVELHGDRRSGKDDLALVGGIARFQGRPVMMMGHQKGRDTKDNVARNFGMPVPGGYRKAMRLMEHADRFDMPIFSFIDTPGAWPGFEAEEMGQGEAIAYNLREMFRLDVPIICTVIGEGGSGGALGIGVGDRLMMFEHSVYYVASPEACASILWKDAARSPQAADALKVTAWDLKKLGILDQLLPEPIGGAHAAPIEAADTLQQALAQNLNALLDMSPEQRRNQRYDKFRQIGVFSS
- a CDS encoding long-chain acyl-[acyl-carrier-protein] reductase, with translation MFGLIGHLTSLEHAKSVAHKLGYPEYAEQGLDFWCSAPPQVVDHFKVVSATGQTIEGKYVESCFLPEMLANRRIKAATRKILNAMAHAQKEGINITALGGFSSIIFENFKLEQIKRVRNLDLDFSKFTTGNTHTAYVICKQVEEAAPSLGIDLSQATVAVCGATGDIGSAVCRWLTARTGVKNLLLVARNQERLENLQADLKFGQVQTLDEALPQADVVVWVASMPKGVEVDLETLKQPCLMVDGGYPKNMDVTFSHPGITVLKGGIVEHMLDIDWHIMNIVNMDVPGRQLFACFAESMLLEFEKLHTNFSWGRNQITLEKMDLIGEASRRHGFKPLLT
- the cysK gene encoding cysteine synthase A — its product is MKIANSVTELIGHTPMVRLARIPESEGCVAQIVVKLEGMNPSASVKDRIGISMIEAAEEAGDIVPGKTTLVEPTSGNTGIALAMAAAAKGYRLVLTMPETMSSERRAMLRAYGAELELTPGIEGMSGCIQRAQTLVDTLPDAYMLQQFDNPANPLIHRRSTAEEIWQDTEGQADFLVAGVGTGGTITGVGEVIKQRKPSFRVIAVEPVNSAVLSGRMPGPHKIQGIGAGFVPKVLKQDLIDEVVTVTDDEAIAFGRRLAKDEGILSGISSGAALCAAVKIAKRSENKGKLIVMIQPSFGERYLSTPLFQDPKPIG
- a CDS encoding DUF4112 domain-containing protein; the encoded protein is MSLPSDKSSIHKADVTTASLKRLQRMSHLLDKAIAIPGSGIRVGLDPILGLLPGGGDVVTGLLSVYIVFEAAKMGLPAQTLGRMGCNILLDVLSGMVPVLGDLFDVGWKANSQNVALIEKHMAAPVPSRAADKIFSIVVIVGLVSLVIGMAAVSIWVAGQVWTLLFR
- a CDS encoding SDR family oxidoreductase, with translation MSFEADCEEGDQLALPPMLANLGASLLAPSLDRSVGSALITGASSGIGEATARAFAQAGFDLLLMARSQDKLSVLAEELAVFGVNTQGVVIDLADCNRVKALVEKAIAHFGPVDILVNSAGMGYTAPIGDMPLADWQRVMSLNVTSVFQMVQAVLPGMRAQSRGLIINIASIAAQQAFPNWGAYGVSKAALVQLSNAIAAEESANGIRVVTLSPGAVNTPIWDTDTVQANFDRSAMLTPETVAQTILHTALLPSSAVISHLTITPSVGAL